The Amycolatopsis japonica nucleotide sequence AGGACCGTCAGCGGTTGCCCTTACGGTCCGGCATGACCAGCATCATCGGCGGTTTCGCCTGCTTGACCGCCCCTGCGGTCGTTGCCGTCGCCCTCATGGGGGCGTTCAGCCTGGCCTTCTGTTGAGAGCCGGCTCAGCCGATCGGCAACAGGTCCGATAGCCCGGTACGCCGCAGCAACCGGCGGATCGTCGCCGAGGGCAGGAACCGAAGGGCTATACGGTCGGCAACACAGCGAGTGTTGAGGCCGACCAGGGCAGACAGACCGCTGGTATCGCAGAAGTCCACGTCACTCAGGTCGACCACCACGTTGTTCGGTCTCGGGTCGAACGCCTGACGGAATTCCGCTTCGAGGAACTCTCTGGTCACGAGATCGATCTCGCCAGACACTGCGATCATCACGTGTCCTGGACCTGCGCTGGTGGTCGTCACGGACAGTGGATGCGTCCTGTCTCCATCGTCTCCGCCTGACACGGTCATCCTCTTCCCTAGGGCGGCTGCGTTCTCGTCGAGCTTCGCATCAAGACCAGGGTGCCACCGTAATCTCGATTTAAACCTTCCCCTGAAACGCCGCGTGGAGGGCAGACCTGAACGGTCTCGCCCTCCACGCGGTGGTACAGCCGGTCATCGCACGACCGCCGGGTCACCTCCGGCGACTTCGCTCGGCTGGGCCTTCGGGGTCCGCAGGGTGGCCATGGCCAGGAAGCCACCGGCAATCGCGATGCCCGCGGCACCGAGGAACGCGGCCGAGTATCCGCCGGTCAGTGCGACCGGGTCCCCGATGCTTCCGGCGCCGAAGGACACGCCGACCGCGGTCATCGCGGCGAGGCCGAGCGCCGAGCCGATCTGGTACGAGGTGTTCACGATGCCAGACGCCAGTCCGCCTTCCTCCGGTTTCGCGCTGGAGATGGCGGTGCCCAGTGACGGGATGAACGCGAGCGCCTGGCCGAGTGCCGCGACCAGCGAGGCGGGCAGGACGTCGACGAGGAAGTTGCCGGTCGGGCTGACGAACGACAGCCACACCAGCCCGGCGGCGAGTGCCCACAGGCCGCCGATGACCATCTTCTTCGGCCCGAAGCGCCCGATCAGCTTCGGCGCGACCGCGACCATCAACACCACGATCAGCACCGTCATCGGCAGCAACGCCGCACCACTGGCGAAGGCCCCGTATCCGAGGACCTGCTGCAGGTACAGGTTCAGGAAATACCACATCGGGATCCACGCCGCACCGAGCAGGAACTGCGCCAGGTTCGCGCCACCGAGGTTAGGCGTCCGGAAGATACCCAGCCGCACCAACGGCACCTCCCGCTTACGCTGGATCAGCACGAACACTCCGAGCAGCGCGATACCGCCTGCCAGCGCGCCCCAGGTGCCCGCCGCGGCCCAGCCGGCTTCCGGTGCCCGCACGACGCCGAACACGGTCAGCCCGAGACCCGCGGTCGCCGCGACGGCGCCTGCCAGGTCGACCGAACCACGCCGGGCGGGAGCGGACGGCATCAGCTTGCCCGTCGCCGCGATCGCGACCAGGGAAATCGGGACGTAGAGCCAGAAGATCCACGGCCACGACAGCCACTCGGTGATCACGCCGCCGAGGAACACCCCGGCGGTACCACCGGCGGGCGCGGCCGCGCCGTAGAGCGCGAGCGCCTTCGTCAGCTCACGCGGCCGCGCGCCGAACAGCATCATCAGCAGCGTCAACGCCGACGGCGCGATCAACGCGGCACCGGCTCCTTGCAGGACCCGGCCGAGGAGTTCGACCCACGCGGTGCCCGCGACCGCGGCGACCACCGACCCGCCGAGGGTGACGACCCAGCCCGCGGTGAACATCTTGCGTGCGCCGAACAGGTCCGAGAGGCGCCCGCCGAGCAGCAGCAGCCCGGCCAGCGCGATGACGTAGGCGTTGAACACCCATGACAGGTCTCCCGGGGAGAACCCGAGGTCTTGCTGCATCGCGGGTAAGGCGACGCCGATGATCGAGGTGTCCATGATGACCATGAACTGGGCCAGTGCGATGAGTCCCAGCGCCCACCACCGTCGTGGGTCCGGGGTTGTCTCCGCCATGACGACCGTCCTTTCGAGACTAAATTACCCCTAGGGGGTATTTCGGACCTGAACGTAGACCTGATCATCAGCGTGGCGCAAGTACCCTTAGGGGGTATTGGTGTCACGATCGTCACAGGTGTCGTTTTCATGGCAAAACCCGTTGCGCGGCAAAGGGTCGTCACGTACAACATCGAAGACCTCAACGGCAGGTCGCCGAGACCAGGCAGGACTTGTGGCCCAACCGCGAGCCATCAGCGCTGGACAGGTACCCCCTACGGGTATAAAGTTCCTGCGACCGACCGACAGCATCAGGAGGAGCCGTGCAGCGTCTTCACTCGCTCGACCCGAGCGACGCGCCAGCCAAGTCCGCCGAGCTGCTCGACGACATCATCGGCCGTCGCGGCTCGGTAGGTCCGATGGTGGCCGCGATGGCCCACTCCCCTGCACTCCTTCAGGGGTACCTCGACTTCTCGCGGGCCATGAAGCGGGTCAAGCTTCCCCGGGCGCTCAGCGAGAAGGTTTCTCTCGCGCTGCAGGAGTGGATCGGTTGCGCGCTGTGCTTGCAGGCACACACGCGCGCCGCGCAGGCCGCCGGGCTCAGCGACAACGACATCGCGCTGGCGCGGCAGGGCACCTCGACTGATCGGCGGGAGGCCGCGCTGATCGCGTATGCCGTGCGGGTCCTCGCCGAACCGGCGTCGATCGGCGACGAGGACGTCGCCGAGTTGCGAGAGCACGGCTGGAGCGATCAGATCATCGCCGACACGGTGGGACTGGTGTCGCTCAACCTGCTGACCGGTTCGTTCAATCTCGTCGCAGGACTCGAACCCGTGTCTGCTGAGCAGTCCACAAAGGAGAAACACAACCATGTCGGTTGAGCACGACCACTCGCACCACGAACACCAGCACCACGGTGAGCACGGTGGTCATGGTGGTCATGGTGGTCATGGTGACCATGGGGGCCACGAACACCACCAACCCGCCAAAGCGTCCTGGGGCATGGCGGCATCGGCCACCCTGCACTGCCTCACCGGCTGTGCCATCGGCGAGGTGCTCGGCATGGTGATCGGCACCGCGCTGGGCTGGGGCAACGTCGCGACCATCGTGCTCGCCGTCGCGCTGGCGTTCGTCTTCGGTTACGCGCTGACCATGCGCGGCGTCCTGCGCGCCGGCGTTGGCTTCAAGCAGGCCCTCAAGATCGCCCTCGCCGCGGACACCGTGTCGATCCTCGTCATGGAGATCGTCGACAACGGCGTCATGATCGCCGTCCCCGGCGCGATGGACGCCGGGCTCGGCAGCTGGCTTTTCTGGGGCGCGCTCGCCTTCGCGCTGCTCGTCGCCTTCGTGCTCACCACCCCGGTCAACAAGTGGCTCATCGGCCGCGGCTCCGGGCACGCGGTGGTCCACGCCTACCACCACTAGGAAGGTCCACAATGGAGATCACGTACCACGGCGGCGACGGCTGTCCGCTCCACGCGATCTCCATCGGATCCGGGCCGCCCCTTGTGCTTCTGCACGGGGGCGGCCCGGATCATCACAGCCTCATCCCCCTGGCCGAGCAGCTTTCGGACCGCTACAGCGTCATCCTCCCCGACGTGCGAGGCTACGGCCGATCGGTCTGCGCCGACCCCGCCCGGCACACCTGGACCCAGTACTCCGACGATGTCGCCGCGCTACTCGATCACCTCGGTTTCCAGCGCGCCTTCGTCGGTGGGACCGGGCTCGGCGCCACGATCACCCAGCGCACCTGCCTCGAACATCCCGGCAGGGTCCGCGCAGCCATCCTGATCAGCGTCGAAGACATCGAAGACGACGAGGCGAAGCAGGCCGAGATCGCGTTCATGGACGCGTTCGCCGAACGCGTCCGGACGGACGGCATCGAAGCTGCGTGGGCACCGGTTCTGCCTGGGCTCGCTCCGGTCATCTGCGCGCTCGTACGTGACGCCATCCCGCGCTCGGACCCCGCGAGTATCGCCGCCGCGGCCGCCATCGGCCACGATCGCTCGTTCCGGTCCGTCGATGAACTCGCCGCGATCACCACGCCCACCTTGGTCTTCCCCGGTATGGACGAACGGCATCCGGCCGCGCTGGCGGAGAACGTCGCCCGTGTCCTGCCCAACGGCCGTCTCGCGCCGGTTTCCCTGTCGGACACCCTGCGCACCGCCGAAGACCTCGCCGACGCGTTCGCACCGGCCATTCACCAATTCCTCGCTGAGCACCACGACTACTAGGTGGCGTAGTGGCGAGCGAGCTCAGTCCTTGTGCGAGCAGCCGCGATGCTCCGCACCTACGCGGCGGATCTGGCCAGCGTCCGCGGCCGCATGATCTCGTCTGTGCGGACATCTGCGCGACCACGGGTCAGGTCTGTCCCGACGCATGGGCTACGACGTGAATCTGACACGGGGCCATTCCCGAGGGGTGCGCCGCCGCTACGAACAGCCTGCCAGGACCTGATCGGCACCCTGAGCTGATCCGAAACCAGGTCGATCCACTGAGGACAGAGTCACCAGCCCGACACGACAGAGAGGCGCTCGTGCGGCACCGAAAGTGCCGCACGAGCGCCTCGTCTCGAGCGAGGGTCAGCTCGCCGTGCTGCGGAATCCCTTGAGTCGCAGGCTGTTCGTGACCACGAAGACCGAGCTGAACGCCATCGCGGCGCCGGCGATCATCGGGTTGAGCAGCCCCGCCGCGGCCAGTGGCAGCGCCGCGACGTTGTAGGCGAAGGCCCAGAACAGGTTGCCCTTGATGGTGCGCAGGGTCCGCCGCGAGAGCCGGATCGCGTCCACCGCCGCCCGCAGGTCCCCGCGGACGAGGGTCAGGTCCGACGCCTCGATGGCGACGTCCGTGCCGGTGCCCATGGCCAGGCCGAGGTCGGCCTGTGCCAGCGCGGCCGCGTCGTTGACGCCGTCGCCCACCATCGCGACGACCTTGCCCTCGCCCTGGAGCCGCTTGACCACGTCGACCTTGTCCTTGGGCAGGACCTCCGCGATCACCTCGGTGATCCCGACTTCCGCGGCCACGGCACGGGCCACGGCCTCGTTGTCCCCGGTGAGCAGGACCGGGGTCAGGCCGAGCGCCCGCAACTGCGTGATGGCTTCGGCGGAGGTCGGCTTGACCGTGTCGGCGACGACGAGAACAGCGTGAGCCTTCCCGTCCCAGCCGACCACGATCGCGGTACGGCCGTCCTTCTCCTCGGCGGCCTTCGCCTCGGCGAGGTCCTCCGGCAGGTGATGCGCCCACTCCTCCAGCAGCGCGCTGCGTCCGGCCAGTACCGCCTTGCCGTCGACGATTCCTTGTACCCCAAGGCCTTCGACGTTGGTGAACTCCTCGACGGCGGGCAGCTCGCCCACCCGTTCGCCGGCCGCGCGGGCGATGGCCTGCGCGATCGGGTGCTCGGACGCGTTCTCCAGCGCGCCCGCCAAGCGCAGTGTCGTCTCCTCGTCGACGCCCTCGGCGACGTGGACGGCCACCAGCGACATCTGCCCCGTGGTCACGGTGCCGGTCTTGTCGAGGACGACCGTGTCGACCGACCGGGTGGACTCCAGCACTTCCGGTCCCTTGATCAGGATCCCGAGCTGCGCGCCCCGTCCGGTGCCGACCAGCAACGCGGTCGGCGTCGCGAGACCGAGCGCGCACGGGCAGGCGATGATCAGCACGGCGACCGCCGCGGTGAACGCCGCCGCGACCGAACCACCGGCCCCGAGCCAGAACATCAGCGTGCCGGCGGCGAGCGCGATCACGATCGGCACGAACACGCCCGATACCCGGTCCGCCAGCCGCTGGACCTGCGCCTTGCCGGTCTGCGCGTCCTCGACCAGTTTGGCCATCTGCGCCAGCTGCGTGTCCGCGCCGACCCGCGTCGCACGGACGACGAGCCGTCCGCCCGCGTTGACCGTCGCGCCGACCACGGCGTCGCCGGGTCCGACCTCGACGGGGACGCTCTCGCCGGTCAGCATGCTCGCGTCGACGGCGGAACTGCCTTCGGTGATGACACCGTCGGTGGCGATCTTCTCCCCCGGCCGCACGACGAACTGGTCGCCCACGACGAGCTGGTCGACCGGGATACGCACTTCCTCGCCGTTCCGGAGAACCGCGACGTCCTTCGCGCCCAGCTCCAGCAGCGCCCGCAGCGCGGCACCGGCCCGGCGCTTGGACCGCGCCTCGAAGTAGCGTCCGGCGAGGATGAACGTCGTCACCCCGGCCGCGACTTCGAGATAGATGTTGCCGTCACCGGCCATCCGCTCCACGGTCAGCTCGAAGGCGTGCGTCATGCCCGGCGTTCCCGCGCTGCCGAACAGCAACGCGTACAACGACCACAGGAACGCGGCGAGCGTGCCCATCGAGATCAGCGTGTCCATGGTGGCCGCACCGTGGCGCAGATTCGCCCACGCCGCCTTGTGGAACGGCCACGCCGCCCACACCAGCACCGGCGCCGCCAGCGTCAGTGAGATCCACTGCCAGTAGGTGAACTGGAGCGCCGGCACCATCGCGAGCAGGATCACCGGCACCGACAGCACCGTGGAACCGATCAGCCGCTGCCGCAACGGGGCGATCGGATCGGCCTCCTCACCAGGCTCGTCCGGGCCTGTCGTCTTCTCCGGTGCGGGCACGGCGGCCGAGTATCCGGCCGCCTCCACCTGCTCGATCAACCGCTGCGGCTCGACGTCGACCGGGAAGGTGACCTTCGCCTTCTCGGTGGCGTAATTGACGGTCGCGGTGACGCCGTCGAGCTTGTTCAGCTTCTTCTCGATACGCATCGCGCAGGACGCGCAGGTCATTCCGCTGATCGCGAGTTCGACGTCGGTCGTCCGCGTCTGGTCCACGTCGGATGTCATCGTGCTCACTCCTTTTCGACGCTCGCGTCAGCCGTGTCCGCCGTGTCCGTCATCGGCCGGAGGTGGGGTTGGGTTCTGGGTTGTCGAGGGGGCCGGGGCCGGGGCGGGTGTGCCTGTGGTGGCGGCGGTGAACTCGGCGGTGCGGACCTTGCCCTGGTGCTGGAAGTCCAGGAACAGCCGGTAAGTGCCGTTCGACGGGACTTCGGCGAAGAAGGTCACCGTGGGGCCGGGCTTCGTGCGGCCGTCACCGGGCTCGCCGTCCGGGTGGACGTGCAGGTAGGCGAGGTCGCCGCCGCGCAACGCCACCAAGTGCCCGTAGGCGCCCAGGTACGGCTGCAGATCGGTCACCTCGCGGCCGTCCTTGGTCACCGTCAAGGTCACCTTCGACGACTTGCCCGGCGTCAGCTCGCCGTCCAGGCGGACCTGGTAGCCGTCGACGTCCGCGACGCGCGACGGCTGGTACTCGGCGGGTTGGAAATCTCCGGCGGTGGCGATGTCGACACCGAGTGTCGAGGCCGAGCCGCCCGTCGGCTTGAAATCGGCGAAGACGCGGTAGCTGCCGGCCTGGGGAAGGGCCAGCGGGACACTCCACACGCCGTCGGGGCCGAGTTCGGGATGCACGTGCTGGAAACCGGCCGTGTCACGGCGGACGACGATGAGGTGCATCCGCTTCTCGTGTTCGACGTCGTAAGCGGTGACGGGCTTGCCGTCCGGGCCGAGAATCCTGAAGGAGAAGGGTTGGGTCGTGCCCGCGGTGAGCGTCGTGGTGGTGGGCGTGAGGGTGTAGCCGCCCCTGGACGACGCGAGCCCGCCGGGCTCGTCGGTCGGCGCCGCCTCCGCGACGGTGCCGCTGTGAGCGTCCCCATGCCCGGCGTCCTCGCCGCCGGGCAGGCCGGCAGCGCCGGCGAAAGGACCGACAGCGGTGCCTGCGGCCCAGGCGCCACCGGCGACCAGGGCAAGCGCCACACCGTAGGCGGAGAGCTTCGCAACTGTGTTCATCTCGAGTCCCTTGTGCGGGCGGTGCCCGCGATCGGGAGCGAACCGCGAATCAGGCGGTCAGCTCGTATCCGGCTTCTTCGACGGCCGCACGGACATCCGCGACCTCGGGTTCCTGGGAGCTGGTCACGGTCACCGCGCCGGTGGGCAGATCCACCCGGACGCCGGTGACGCCGTCGATCTTGCCGACCTCTTCGGTGACGGACCGGACGCAGTGGTCGCAGGTCATGCCGGTGACGGTGTAGGTGGTCTCGCTCATCGTTCTTCTCCTCCGGATTCGTCGCGTGGTTTCAGGAACGGACGAGGCGGGCGATGACGTCGCTCGCTTCCCGGATCTTCTCGTCGGCCTCGGTTCCGCCCTTGGCGATGGCGTCGGACACGCAGTGCCTGAGGTGTTCGTCCATCAGTCCGAGTGACACCGACTGCAACGCCTTCGTGGCCGCGGACACCTGCGTGAGGATGTCGATGCAGTACTTGTCCTCTTCGACCATCCGCTGCAGGCCCCGGATCTGACCCTCGATCCGCCGCAGCCGGGTCACGTATTCGTCTTTGCCTTGCGTGTATCCGTGCATCTCTCGGCCTCCTGAGGACGACTCTACATACCCTAGGGGGGTAGGGCAAGCGCGATACCCCCGTGACGTATGCCACGGCCCGCTTGCGCGGCAGTCGGCTTCGACGCACCGCCCCTGAACGGGCATGATTGAGCCGTACGCGGATCCCGAGCCGAGGAGTGAGCGTGGCCGATCACGGCGACGACAAGGAGCGTCAGCTCAAACGCCTACGACGCGTCGAGGGGCAGATCCGGGGCCTGCAGAAGATGGTCGAAGAGGACAAATACTGCATCGACGTCCTCACCCAGGTCTCCGCGGCCACCCGGGCCCTGCAATCGTTCTCCCTCGAACTCCTCGAGCGGCACATGGCGGGCTGCGTCGTCGAAGCCGCCGCGAAAGGCGGCCCCGAGGCGGACAGGAAGATCCGGGAAGCCTCCGAAGCGATCGCACGCCTGGTGCGCTCCTGACGTCTGCATCACGAAGAGCGGGCGGATGACCTTCAGGTCATCCGCCCGCTTCTATTCCGCCTCAACGACCGCCCTGGTCGCCGCGAACCCGGTCCGGACATGGGCGCCGTCACAGAACGGCTTCTTCGCCGAATTCCCGCACCGGCACAGCAACTGAGTGCGACCGGTCAGTTCGTATTCCTCACCATTGTGGTCGACCAGCCGAACGGGCCCCTTCACCTGATACGGCCCGTTGTCCACGACCTTGATGACGACAGCCGGTGCAGTTCCGGTCTCCTCGGCCATCGACATCAGCCGACCACCTCGTAGCCCGCCTCCTTGACCGCGGACCGCACCAGCTCCGCGTCGACCGGCCCCTCGCTCACGACGGTCACTTCGCCGGTCGCGACGTCCGCGTCCACGTCGCTGACCCCGGCCACACCGTTCACCGCCGTCGTCACCTTGGTCATGCAACCCGAGCAGGTCATGCCCTTGACCGCGTACACAGTGGTGTCCATCAGCTCTCACCCTTCGGTTGACAACTTGTTCCGCGGCGATCCCTTCGCCGTCACGACGCCACACTAACATTACCCCCGTAGGGTATGTAAAGAAGCTGTCGTTCTTGTCCCACAACAAGGATCGACCTCCCGAGCTTGTCGCCGGCGACGAGCAACGTCTCGACCCACAGGTTCTCCGATCATTTCCCACGAACAGGGACGCATGCCGGACCGTCTCCGACGAAGAAATCTGCTGCGCACGGCGGAACCATGAGCTCGGCCAAGCCTCTAAACTGCGCTGATGACCGCGGCCACCGGACTTCCCTCCGCGATGCATGTCGCCCGTGGTGTCGTTCTGGCCGTCGCAGCCGCAGCCCTCGGCATGACGGCTCACGTTCTCGGCGACGGCACGGTTCCGAATGCCGGGATGGCCCTTCTCATTGGCGGCTTGGCCGGTTCGGCCGGTATCGCCGTGGCCGACCGCTGCCGAGGCGTCGTCGCGGCGGTCGGTGCGCTGACGGCGGCGCAGCTCATCCTGCAGGCCGTTCTGCTGGTCCCCTCACGCGTGACTCATTCGCATGTCGCGCCCGTTCTCACCGGTCTGAACCCGATCGTCGAGTTCAGCTCACACGTACTGGCGATCGTGTTGCTCGGGGTCCTGCTCACCCAAGCCGATACGGCCGTGCGGGCGCTATGCGGACTCGTATGGCGAACGCTGCGCTGGGTGACGGCATCACCCACTCCGCCACGTGTCTTGCCTTGGACCCCACTCACTCGTGCGGTCGCGCCGAGTACCGTGACCGAAGTCCTTCTCCGTCGTTCACAGCCACGTCGCGGGCCACCAGCCACACGCTGAAGTACTCCCTACACCGTCGCTGCCACCAGCGCGCCTGCACATATGCCGATCCGGATCTCAGTGTTCGAGCCTCCGCTCCACGCCCCCGCATCGGCCACACCCAGTCTCAACGAAAGGTTTCTCCATGTCCGGCAAACCAGCACCTGCCGACAAGATCCGAAGACTCTTCCCCACCTTCATCACCCGAGGCAAGCGGTTCGCTGTCACCGCGGAGGACATCCTCCAGCGCGTCTTGGTGGCAACTGGGCTCCGCCAGCCCGAATCGAGGATCTCCGCGGACGCCCAGGACTACTGGCACCGACCCTCCGGCCCCCGATGGTCCGCCGACTCGCATTGGCGGGACTCATCGGCGTTTCGTGGCAACGACCTGTGGGAAAAGATCGGCCAGGAACACCTCGCCCTGTTCGAGGCAGGTGCTCGCATGGCCGAGTTCGCCCGCCCCTGGAAGCGCATCGTCGAATGGGGATGTGGCGGCGGCGCCAATGCCGTGCGCTTCGCTCCCCGCGCCGGCGAGTTCATCGGCGTCGACATCTCCACAGAGTCGCTCGCCGAATGCGGCAAGCAGGTCGCGAACGCCTGCGACACTCCGTTCCTGCCGGTGACCATCGAGGTGGCGGAGCCGGAGGCCGCGCTCGGCAAGATCGACGGCGAGTGCGACGTGTTCCTGTCCTTCTACGTCTTCGAACTGATACCGACCCCGGAATACGGTGAGCGACTGCTACGCATCGCTCACGAGCTCCTCGCACCGGGCGGACTGGCCCTGATTCAGATCAAGTACGACGCCGGCACCTGGCGTACCAGACCTCGACGACGGTCCTACGCGAGAGGCCTGGCGGACATGACGACCTACCGGATCGAGGAGTTCTGGGAGATCGCGGTGCGCTGGGGCTTCACTCCGAAAGCGGTGCACCTCGTCCCACGGAACGAACTCGACGAGCGCTACGCGTATTTCTTCCTGTCCAACAGGTGAACTCAGGTGCGGTCCACCGCAGGCTACGCCGATGGACCGCACCTGGTCGTCAAGGACGCGTGGCCGCGGCAAGGAACAGCGGAATAGCCACGAACAGGCGTCCGACCTCGGCCCTGCGTGCTTGGTCGGCGATCCAGGTGTCGGCTTGACCGCGATCGATGGCGCCGACAGCACAGGCCGACTCGGCGAACCCGGTCAGCATCGGCAGCATCAACCCATCGGTGAAGATCGCGGTCCGCACGTCGATCGTGACATCGGCGAACCCGCTGTCCAGCAGGAGATTGCGGTAACGACGAGCGGCCTGCGGACTCGGGACGCTGCCAGCGCGGGCATGGACGATCGTCCGCGTCAACTCGGGGTCGCCGGAATCGATGACGAAGGTGTCCCAATCCTGGCCGATGAGCACGATCCGCCCACCGGGAGCCAGCACACGCCGCGCTTCGGCCGTCGCAGCTGCGGGATCAGGGACGGCGTGGAACACCTTGTCCGCCCGATACCCCGCCACCGAACCGTCGTCCAGCGGCAACTCGCCGGCGGTGCCGAGCCGGAACTCCTGTTCGGACCAGCGCCGACGGGCGACGGCGATCATCTGCGGATCCGGGTCGATCCCGACCGCACGCATACCTCGGTCGCCGAGCTCGGCGACCGCGCGACCCGCGCCGCACCCGACGTCCACGACTGCCTGCCCCGGAGCCAGAGCGAGGAGGTCGTACGTGTCGGAGCGCAACTCGGCGACGCCAGGCAGGTCGTCGACGACGTCCAGCATCCGGATCAGGGACTCGGTCGCGTCATCAGGCTGGGTGGTCTCGGGCTGTGTTCTCGTGTCGTTGGACATGGCCGCCATGCTGCGACTTAATGGCGACATGAAGTCAAGCACCGCGGACTTGAGCATCGGCGAGGTCGCACAACGGTTCGGGCTGGCCACCCACGTGCTGCGGCACTGGGAGTCGATGGGCCTGCTCTCCCCCGCCAGAGCCACCGCGTCTCGTCGCCGCTACGGCTCCGACGACATCTACCGGGTCGCGGTGATCCTCCGGGCCAAGGAAGCCGGGTTCGGTCTGGAGGACATCCGCGAGCTGTTCGACGCACGAGACCCGGCCACCAGGACCGGGCTCCTGCGTCGGCACCGCACCGAGCTGGCCGCGCGGATCGCCGCGGCTCAGGCGTCCCTGGAGCTGATCGACTGCGCCTTGGACTGCGACCACGAAGACATCGTCAGCTGCCCGCATTTCCAGGCTGCTGTGACTGCCCGGATCAACCCGCCATCAGCGCCGAACGCCCTGACCTGAAGCGCTCAGTCGTTCGTCCGCTCGGGGCGGCCACGCACCTCGGCCACACTGGCCAGAGTACTGGGAAATCTGGGGCGCCATCGCCGCCCTGGGCGACCCGATGATCTCCGGACGGCGACCTCAGACAGTGCGGACGCAGGCGCACTGGCCTGCCGCGAGCGTGCCCTCCGCGGCCTTCGCGGCTTCCCTCGTGGCGACCTTTGTCCCGCCGGAGGCGACCGCGGCGCGGCCTCCGGCTTCGGCCTTCCCGGTGTGTGGCTGGACCGCCACTACCGTCTGCTCTCCGGCCTCGACCTTCTCGTCGCGCCGCCAGACCGCCAGTGCGGTGACCGCTCCGATCGCCGCGAGGCCCGCCAGCACGGTCCAGGTGGTCGTGAAGCCCGCTTGCGTGGCGACCCAGCCGGCGATGGGATACGTGACCAGCCAGGCCAGGTGGGACAGTGAGAACTGGGCGGCGAAGACCTGAGGAATTCCGGCGGCGTCGACCGCCCGGCGAAGCACCCGCCCGGTCGGCGTGATGATCAGCGCCATCCCGCCGCCGATCGCCACCCAGATCACCCCGGTCGGAAGCGTTGCGGCGATGCTCGCCGCGGACATCGCGACCGCCGCGCCGACCGCGAGCACCAGTACCGCGGCACCGATCAGCATCACGGACCGGTCCGCCACCCGGTCCAGGACACGCGGGAGGACGACGGCCACCAGCAGCGTCCCCGTTCCGGACGCGGCGAGCATCCAGGCCACGTCGGATTGGGTTCCGTCGAGAACGTCGCGGACGTAGTTCACGGTGTTGACTACCACGATGGAGCCGGCGGAGGCGACCACGAGGTTCAGTGCCATGACGCCGCGCAGGCTCGGAGTTGCCGCGAAGGTGCGGATCCCCGCCAAGGCCCGGTCCCAGGCGTTCGTATGCGAACTGGGGCGCGCGTTGGGAATGCGCGTGGACAAGACCAGCAGCGCGGACACGGCGAACCCGACGGAGGTGCCGAGGAACAGCAGGTTGAACGACATGAAGGTCAGCGCCACAGCCGCGAGCACAGGGCTAAGCAGGCTCTCCATGGTGGAGGCCACCTGCGACGCGGACAGCGCGCGAGTGTAGTCGGCCTCCTTGGTCACGATGTCGGGGATGACCGCCTGAAAAGTCGGAGTGAATGCCGCTGACGCGGTCTGGAGAACCCCGATCAGGACGTAGATGTGCCACACCTCGGTGACGAACGGCAGCGCGATCACCACCAGCGCACGCACCACGTCGAGGATGGTGAGGAACAGGCGTCTGGGCAGCCGATCGACGTAGGCGGCCGCGAGCGGTGCGACGACGACGTAGGCGACCATCTTGATCGTCAGTGCGGTGGCGAGAACCGCGCCGGC carries:
- a CDS encoding heavy-metal-associated domain-containing protein, which translates into the protein MSETTYTVTGMTCDHCVRSVTEEVGKIDGVTGVRVDLPTGAVTVTSSQEPEVADVRAAVEEAGYELTA
- a CDS encoding metal-sensitive transcriptional regulator, which encodes MHGYTQGKDEYVTRLRRIEGQIRGLQRMVEEDKYCIDILTQVSAATKALQSVSLGLMDEHLRHCVSDAIAKGGTEADEKIREASDVIARLVRS
- a CDS encoding metal-sensitive transcriptional regulator, whose protein sequence is MADHGDDKERQLKRLRRVEGQIRGLQKMVEEDKYCIDVLTQVSAATRALQSFSLELLERHMAGCVVEAAAKGGPEADRKIREASEAIARLVRS
- a CDS encoding CDGSH iron-sulfur domain-containing protein produces the protein MSMAEETGTAPAVVIKVVDNGPYQVKGPVRLVDHNGEEYELTGRTQLLCRCGNSAKKPFCDGAHVRTGFAATRAVVEAE
- a CDS encoding heavy-metal-associated domain-containing protein, whose product is MDTTVYAVKGMTCSGCMTKVTTAVNGVAGVSDVDADVATGEVTVVSEGPVDAELVRSAVKEAGYEVVG
- a CDS encoding class I SAM-dependent methyltransferase, whose translation is MSGKPAPADKIRRLFPTFITRGKRFAVTAEDILQRVLVATGLRQPESRISADAQDYWHRPSGPRWSADSHWRDSSAFRGNDLWEKIGQEHLALFEAGARMAEFARPWKRIVEWGCGGGANAVRFAPRAGEFIGVDISTESLAECGKQVANACDTPFLPVTIEVAEPEAALGKIDGECDVFLSFYVFELIPTPEYGERLLRIAHELLAPGGLALIQIKYDAGTWRTRPRRRSYARGLADMTTYRIEEFWEIAVRWGFTPKAVHLVPRNELDERYAYFFLSNR
- a CDS encoding methyltransferase domain-containing protein is translated as MSNDTRTQPETTQPDDATESLIRMLDVVDDLPGVAELRSDTYDLLALAPGQAVVDVGCGAGRAVAELGDRGMRAVGIDPDPQMIAVARRRWSEQEFRLGTAGELPLDDGSVAGYRADKVFHAVPDPAAATAEARRVLAPGGRIVLIGQDWDTFVIDSGDPELTRTIVHARAGSVPSPQAARRYRNLLLDSGFADVTIDVRTAIFTDGLMLPMLTGFAESACAVGAIDRGQADTWIADQARRAEVGRLFVAIPLFLAAATRP
- a CDS encoding MerR family transcriptional regulator; amino-acid sequence: MKSSTADLSIGEVAQRFGLATHVLRHWESMGLLSPARATASRRRYGSDDIYRVAVILRAKEAGFGLEDIRELFDARDPATRTGLLRRHRTELAARIAAAQASLELIDCALDCDHEDIVSCPHFQAAVTARINPPSAPNALT
- a CDS encoding MFS transporter, with the protein product MGLFAIRDYRRLFSAQIIALFGTGLATVALGLLAYGLAGPRAGAVLATALTIKMVAYVVVAPLAAAYVDRLPRRLFLTILDVVRALVVIALPFVTEVWHIYVLIGVLQTASAAFTPTFQAVIPDIVTKEADYTRALSASQVASTMESLLSPVLAAVALTFMSFNLLFLGTSVGFAVSALLVLSTRIPNARPSSHTNAWDRALAGIRTFAATPSLRGVMALNLVVASAGSIVVVNTVNYVRDVLDGTQSDVAWMLAASGTGTLLVAVVLPRVLDRVADRSVMLIGAAVLVLAVGAAVAMSAASIAATLPTGVIWVAIGGGMALIITPTGRVLRRAVDAAGIPQVFAAQFSLSHLAWLVTYPIAGWVATQAGFTTTWTVLAGLAAIGAVTALAVWRRDEKVEAGEQTVVAVQPHTGKAEAGGRAAVASGGTKVATREAAKAAEGTLAAGQCACVRTV